Proteins co-encoded in one Sus scrofa isolate TJ Tabasco breed Duroc chromosome 14, Sscrofa11.1, whole genome shotgun sequence genomic window:
- the SNCG gene encoding gamma-synuclein, which produces MDVFKKGFSIAKEGVVGAVEKTKQGVTEAAEKTKEGVMYVGAKTKEGVVQSVTSVAEKTKEQASAVSEAVVSSVNTVATKTVEEAENIAVTSGVVRKEDLHQPAPSQDEAAKVEEEVAGEAKSGGD; this is translated from the exons ATGGATGTCTTCAAGAAGGGCTTCTCCATCGCCAAGGAGGGTGTGGTGGGCGCCGTGGAGAAGACCAAGCAGGGGGTGACGGAGGCAGCTGAGAAGACCAAGGAGGGTGTCATGTATGTGG GAGCCAAGACCAAGGAAGGTGTTGTGCAGAGTGTGACCTCAG TGGCTGAGAAGACCAAGGAGCAAGCCAGTGCTGTGAGCGAGGCTGTGGTCTCCAGCGTCAACACTGTGGCCACCAAGActgtggaggaggcagagaacaTCGCGGTCACCTCCGGAGTGGTGCGCAAG GAGGACCTGCATCAACCTGCCCCCTCACAGGACGAGGCAGCCAAAGTGGAAGAGGAAGTGGCTGGAGAG GCCAAGAGTGGGGGAGATTAG